GTGTTTCAGCTCCAGGGTAATAATCATATGCAAAAACTATAGAATGGTCACCGAAGGCCTTGGTAGTGAATGCTTCTCGCAAAGTCACTAAATGACACTGCTGCACTTTCCTCCATAACTCTACCATTGACATACATTTAGCACTTGTCACTCTGTAACCTAAAGATATtataaacaataataatactcCAATAAATCTCAATACTTCTTTTTTGTAAGGTTATATATTAGGTAAGAAGATTCAGTTTAaagtttttattcatttaaatattaccATGAATCCTTTTCAAGCAATATCTCATGCCGGTTCTGCTATTTGATGCTTTATATGTAGATGTAATTAAGCCATAAGTGTTAGACTTGACAGCATGATTCAAAGTGTGGGTTTCAAGGGGGACCAACTCATGATAGTGATCAACTTCCGTTGGCAAATCTAATTAAAAGAATGTATGCAATTTAGATACTTCATAAAGTTAATGTATGTTTGTAATAAAATTGATTGCTACAATCAAACAGCTCAGATAAAGTgtttcttaaataataaaatataaacttaGGACATGAAATAAGTTGGCTATACCTGGAAACAAAGCAGGGTCTGATATAGATAATGCAACTGAATTTCTTTGAAGTAAGTCAGCTCTTATATCttcattcataaaaaaagaagatctcTGCTGACCACTACAGCTCTGTAAAAAACTGGAAGGTCCACTATAAACTGAGTACATCTGATTTTGTGATGTTGAGACCAATTGATTTGGTGATTgaattcttctatttaaaaGAGAAGTGTGAGACATTTTTTCAGTAATTTGACTGTGTTTTCCAATTATTGGTTCTTCTACAGTGGGTTTCACATTTTCATCTGGCGTGTAGTAATAAGTGGTACCTCCAACATTTTCCTGAGTTGTGCAAAACAACTTATTAGATACAACAATAGATTACAATGAACAGAACACACATACCTCAAAAAGGGACGAATTAGAACCTCCAGCTATTTGCAAATCTGGTGATATGGGTAACTCTTGTGATTTCTGCACGTATTCatctttaattaaaattgcaGAATTAGACAACGGAATTGTGTTTACATTCTTCCCAAATGATTGATGTAAGCAATTACTCTCTATAACTGACAAACTAAACTCTGTCGAATTTGAAGCAGTGGAACTGACTGAGCGAACTggagatgaaaatgaattcaatgGAAATGTAGGTGAAACGCTTGATCGAGAAACTGAGTTGTGCAAAAACTGACAATCATTTCCATAAAAACAAGTTCCAGAGGCGGCAAAATAGCGACACACAACAGGCTTACGTGAATGGCTAATTATATCGTCCATCATAAACCTTTTTAAGACAATTCTCTGTCCAGGCCAATAACGACCAAACCAATATTAAGATTCTGCCCCTCAGAGTCAAACACTATTCGCAAATGATATACACTGATACACTTTACAATGTACAGAAGACTATAACAATGAAGAGAATGTAATTTCTACGAAAAATAATATAGGCCTATTTCCTATTCGTCGAGCTCGACAAACCAACAAACCACTTCAACGATTAGCAGTTGTTTTATTCAACAGAGGGCGAAAAGTACCATTTACTTGACCATACTGACTGCATGCTGTTGCTGGCTGACTGATGCTGTACTGCTTGGTTGAAGCCGAGTGCCACGAAAGATGTCGTAGCATGATGGACACAAATGAAGGCGTACTTGATGGACTTCATGCACAACCGGCACCATGACCTGCACAACCGTCAAAACTTTCTATTACCACGACATCTATCGTGGGAATAATAAATCGATGATCGCAGGTTGCCTGAAAGTTTATTGAGCAGTTGGACGGTTGCAACCAGTTTCGCCACTTTTTTTCCGCCCCAGTTTCGTCGAGTTCGGCACCActtttttccgtttcagcAGAGTTATAGATGTATGGTAGAACCATTTATAAGGAAAGGCCTTCCATTGCCTTTTCCTCCTGGAAGTGTTCTGGCTGGAGACCTTAGTTACAGAGCCACAGCGGGTGTGTTgggaaacatattttttttccagtactaaaattaaaaaagattcagTAGATGGCCGCTGGCGCTGACAATTAGGTCTAAATCGATACGTAAGCACATATTTCCACTTTCGATTCGCGATATTGGCTGcaactttagaaaaaaatttttagagGAAAATTTTACAGGCAGTGGTTCTACCAtcatctatagctctggtttCAACACTGTATTTGTCTGTTTGCACCACTGCCGTATTGATAGCTTGCTTTGGCCTCATAAAGTTTGGTCAGCTTAATGCAGCAGGTAATTctcacattttaaaattaatacaatatttcaaaattaactGCGTCAGCGGCATGGCCTTTTTGCTTCCTCGAGCTCCGGAAGCTTTGCCTTACTTTGCGATAGGGGCGGTCCTGAAGGGGGAGAACTACTGGGAAATGCTTCCGGAGCTCGCCGAAAGGAGCAGCGCAGTCGAATTCGTCGTCTGAAGAGGGGGAGGGGGCaaaatgtcgactgctggactttaCACAGAGTGGCCCATCTCCTTATCACTGCTAGCGACTGGATATTGGATCCAGAAGTGTTTGGAAAGAATGATCAGTTATGGCCAACTAATATTGATCTTTTTGCGTTGCCCTGGAATAGAGTGGTTCGAGGATGCCATCTTGGATGGGACATTTCCCAGTTTGGTGCAACCTCAAACCAAAAACCATTGACATTGTCCATAAGAAAGTGTACGAATTGAAAGacaaagggagagagaaaaaaagagggaccgACCCCTTTCTTTC
This region of Daphnia pulex isolate KAP4 chromosome 9, ASM2113471v1 genomic DNA includes:
- the LOC124201864 gene encoding PAN2-PAN3 deadenylation complex subunit pan3-like isoform X1; this encodes MMDDIISHSRKPVVCRYFAASGTCFYGNDCQFLHNSVSRSSVSPTFPLNSFSSPVRSVSSTASNSTEFSLSVIESNCLHQSFGKNVNTIPLSNSAILIKDEYVQKSQELPISPDLQIAGGSNSSLFEENVGGTTYYYTPDENVKPTVEEPIIGKHSQITEKMSHTSLLNRRIQSPNQLVSTSQNQMYSVYSGPSSFLQSCSGQQRSSFFMNEDIRADLLQRNSVALSISDPALFPDLPTEVDHYHELVPLETHTLNHAVKSNTYGLITSTYKASNSRTGMRYCLKRIHGYRVTSAKCMSMVELWRKVQQCHLVTLREAFTTKAFGDHSIVFAYDYYPGAETLMTKYLASTAPHLDPFSSDPSAPRPYTMQKNRMLQQQAGKGVLPESLLWSYIIELCSALRSVHSAGLAVRALDPSKVLITSRGRLRLCGGGIFDVLTYDSSSSNITALLPHYQQEDLLALGKLILALACNSLLALQRDNVSTSMDIINKNYSSDLRNLVMYLLSTTQGSRSKNIQEVMPMIGARFFSQLEAATLHADYLEDQLARELDNGRLFRLLGKLGTVVDRPELNLDSTWSETGDRYLLKLFRDYMLHPCTDDGRPWVDLAHIVACLNRLDTASHDKICLTSRDQQNVLVVSYAELHHCLETSFNELQQAALAPSSAHLLLGSSSNNEQ